The following proteins are encoded in a genomic region of Gossypium hirsutum isolate 1008001.06 chromosome D05, Gossypium_hirsutum_v2.1, whole genome shotgun sequence:
- the LOC107959662 gene encoding serine/threonine-protein phosphatase 6 regulatory subunit 1 isoform X1 has translation MNLLFSLEPNRPHSALLAGYFSKVVVCLMLRKTVPLMNYVQVHQDVFCQLVDLIGITSIMEVLVRLVAANDHVYPNFSDVMQWLADSNLLEMIVDKLSPSCAPEVHANAAETLCAITRNVPSALATKLSSPSFVARIFGHALEDSHSKSGLVNSLSVCISLLDPKRSAINSPLMYSFRNQLMYEPPIPVNSETINAMLPQLDKMSRRTYEYDEDVSAIATSVVIVYCINIFIILTFNIFVKII, from the exons ATGAACTTACTTTTCTCCTTGGAACCGAACCGTCCTCATAGTGCATTGCTAGCTGGTTATTTCAGTAAG GTTGTTGTATGCCTTATGCTACGGAAGACTGTTCCACTTATGAACTACGTTCAA GTGCATCAAGATGTGTTCTGCCAACTGGTTGATTTGATAGGAATCACATCCATCATGGAG GTTTTGGTTCGGTTAGTAGCTGCTAATGATCATGTATATCCAAATTTTTCGGATGTAATGCAATGGTTAGCTGATAGCAACTTGCTGGAAATGATTGTGGATAAATTGAGTCCATCA TGTGCTCCTGAAGTTCATGCTAATGCGGCAGAAACATTATGTGCAATAACTCGGAATGTGCCATCAGCATTAGCCACAAAACTCTCTAGTCCAAG CTTTGTTGCAAGGATATTTGGTCATGCATTGGAAGATTCACATTCCAAATCTGGCCTTGTAAACTCACTCTCGGTTTGCATCTCATTGTTGGATCCAAAAAGATCAGCAATTAATTCTCCCTTGATGTATTCTTTCCGAAATCAACTTATGTATGAGCCTCCAATCCCTGTAAATTCAGAGACTATCAATGCAATGTTGCCTCAGCTTG ataaaatgtcTAGAAGAACATacgaatatgatgaagatgtttcagcaatcGCAACATCCGTCGTCATAGtgtattgtataaatatttttatcattttaacttttaacatttttgtaaaaataatatga
- the LOC107959662 gene encoding serine/threonine-protein phosphatase 6 regulatory subunit 1 isoform X2 codes for MNLLFSLEPNRPHSALLAGYFSKVVVCLMLRKTVPLMNYVQVHQDVFCQLVDLIGITSIMEVLVRLVAANDHVYPNFSDVMQWLADSNLLEMIVDKLSPSCAPEVHANAAETLCAITRNVPSALATKLSSPRIFGHALEDSHSKSGLVNSLSVCISLLDPKRSAINSPLMYSFRNQLMYEPPIPVNSETINAMLPQLDKMSRRTYEYDEDVSAIATSVVIVYCINIFIILTFNIFVKII; via the exons ATGAACTTACTTTTCTCCTTGGAACCGAACCGTCCTCATAGTGCATTGCTAGCTGGTTATTTCAGTAAG GTTGTTGTATGCCTTATGCTACGGAAGACTGTTCCACTTATGAACTACGTTCAA GTGCATCAAGATGTGTTCTGCCAACTGGTTGATTTGATAGGAATCACATCCATCATGGAG GTTTTGGTTCGGTTAGTAGCTGCTAATGATCATGTATATCCAAATTTTTCGGATGTAATGCAATGGTTAGCTGATAGCAACTTGCTGGAAATGATTGTGGATAAATTGAGTCCATCA TGTGCTCCTGAAGTTCATGCTAATGCGGCAGAAACATTATGTGCAATAACTCGGAATGTGCCATCAGCATTAGCCACAAAACTCTCTAGTCCAAG GATATTTGGTCATGCATTGGAAGATTCACATTCCAAATCTGGCCTTGTAAACTCACTCTCGGTTTGCATCTCATTGTTGGATCCAAAAAGATCAGCAATTAATTCTCCCTTGATGTATTCTTTCCGAAATCAACTTATGTATGAGCCTCCAATCCCTGTAAATTCAGAGACTATCAATGCAATGTTGCCTCAGCTTG ataaaatgtcTAGAAGAACATacgaatatgatgaagatgtttcagcaatcGCAACATCCGTCGTCATAGtgtattgtataaatatttttatcattttaacttttaacatttttgtaaaaataatatga